A single region of the Streptomyces sp. NBC_00236 genome encodes:
- a CDS encoding TPM domain-containing protein, producing MSRTRILIPGRALLAVLLTVCWLALPTATAARADDPITLSRDGQITDKVGALGDRRAQVVTALDRLYDQRRIQLFVAYVRDFSGRSPQDWADETAGRNGLGLDDVLLAVATHDRQYAYSVDQGSRLTDAQLQDVASTAIEPALKENDWAGAAIGAANGYSAVLAGSPVPTPAITPGADDPGTGSSGGTSTGDLVLPIVLVGGVAAVAAYAFTRRKRRAATRTTPGATGWGPAGGGREEPPQPPTPLPELDARTKETLVATDDAVRTSEEELGFATAQFGEEAAAPFTEAVTYAKGELTTAFRLRQQLDDAFPEDDATRRRLLDEIISRCADANGRLDDVSEDFDRLRELERDAPQALAAAETAFRALAGRVTAAEATLTTLRSRYAESASAPAAGDIEQAKDRLVFATSSLNQARQAVDGGDRSAAAVYVRATEGAVGQAATLVDAVDRRARELEEAAAKLQAALTETETDLADAGGLLEGTAEGMSTADLRGRIARAQTVARDVRAELGAGAYDPIDALRRVEEADAVLDEALAGAREQERGNRRARSLLDQTMLTARSAVGGAADYVTTNRGAVGSQARTRLAEAQRRLERAGELAGTDDPQAALAEAQRADALAGEARSLAEQDVRAYGGRGGPGGGMPGGGGDMGGAVLGGIILGGLLGGGGGRGGGFGGGGFGGGFGGGGGPGSFGGGGTRGRRGGGGRF from the coding sequence GTGAGCCGAACCCGGATCCTCATACCGGGCCGGGCCCTGCTCGCCGTGCTGTTGACGGTGTGCTGGCTGGCCCTTCCCACCGCGACGGCCGCCCGTGCCGATGACCCCATCACGCTGTCCCGGGACGGGCAGATCACCGACAAGGTCGGTGCGCTCGGGGACCGCAGGGCCCAGGTGGTGACCGCGCTCGACCGGCTCTACGACCAGCGCCGCATCCAGCTCTTCGTGGCCTACGTCCGGGACTTCTCCGGGCGGTCCCCGCAGGACTGGGCCGACGAGACGGCCGGCCGCAACGGGCTCGGCCTCGACGACGTGCTGCTGGCCGTCGCCACCCACGACCGGCAGTACGCCTACTCCGTCGACCAGGGCTCCCGTCTCACCGACGCACAGCTCCAGGACGTGGCGAGCACCGCGATCGAACCGGCGCTCAAGGAAAACGACTGGGCGGGTGCCGCGATCGGGGCCGCCAACGGGTACTCCGCCGTCCTGGCCGGTTCGCCCGTCCCCACCCCGGCGATCACCCCGGGCGCCGACGACCCCGGCACGGGGAGCTCCGGCGGGACGAGTACCGGGGACCTGGTGCTGCCGATCGTGCTCGTCGGCGGCGTCGCGGCGGTCGCCGCGTACGCGTTCACCCGGCGCAAGCGGCGCGCCGCCACCCGTACGACGCCCGGCGCGACCGGCTGGGGGCCGGCCGGAGGCGGGCGCGAGGAACCGCCGCAGCCGCCCACCCCGCTCCCCGAACTCGACGCGCGGACCAAGGAGACGCTCGTCGCCACGGACGACGCGGTCCGCACGAGCGAGGAGGAACTCGGATTCGCCACCGCCCAGTTCGGCGAGGAGGCCGCCGCACCGTTCACGGAGGCGGTCACGTACGCCAAGGGTGAGCTGACGACGGCGTTCCGGTTGCGTCAGCAGCTCGACGACGCCTTCCCCGAGGACGACGCCACGCGCCGGCGGTTGCTGGACGAGATCATCAGCCGGTGCGCGGACGCCAACGGCCGCCTGGACGACGTCTCCGAGGACTTCGACCGGCTGCGGGAACTGGAACGCGACGCCCCGCAGGCACTGGCCGCGGCCGAGACCGCCTTCCGTGCGCTCGCCGGCCGGGTCACCGCCGCCGAAGCCACGCTCACCACCCTGCGCAGCCGCTACGCGGAGTCCGCGTCGGCCCCCGCGGCGGGCGACATCGAGCAGGCCAAGGACCGGCTCGTCTTCGCGACGTCGTCGCTCAACCAGGCCCGCCAGGCCGTGGACGGAGGTGATCGCTCCGCGGCGGCGGTGTACGTACGGGCCACCGAGGGCGCGGTCGGCCAGGCGGCCACGCTCGTCGACGCCGTCGACCGGCGCGCGCGGGAACTGGAGGAGGCCGCGGCCAAGCTGCAGGCGGCGCTCACCGAGACGGAGACGGACCTGGCGGACGCGGGAGGGCTGCTGGAGGGCACGGCGGAGGGCATGTCCACCGCGGACCTGCGCGGCCGGATCGCCCGCGCGCAGACCGTGGCCCGCGATGTGCGGGCGGAGCTGGGCGCGGGCGCGTACGACCCGATCGACGCCCTGCGGCGGGTGGAGGAGGCCGACGCGGTGCTGGACGAGGCGCTGGCCGGGGCGCGCGAGCAGGAGCGGGGCAACCGGCGGGCCCGCTCCCTGCTCGACCAGACGATGCTCACCGCGCGGTCGGCCGTCGGCGGCGCCGCCGACTACGTCACCACGAACCGAGGAGCGGTCGGCAGTCAGGCCAGGACCCGGCTGGCGGAGGCGCAGCGGCGGCTGGAACGGGCCGGCGAGCTGGCCGGGACGGACGATCCGCAGGCCGCGCTGGCCGAGGCGCAACGGGCGGACGCGCTGGCCGGTGAGGCGCGGAGCCTCGCGGAGCAGGACGTGCGCGCGTACGGGGGCCGCGGCGGGCCGGGCGGCGGGATGCCGGGAGGCGGCGGGGACATGGGCGGCGCGGTTCTCGGCGGGATCATCCTCGGCGGGCTCCTGGGCGGCGGAGGCGGCCGAGGGGGCGGATTCGGCGGGGGCGGGTTCGGCGGGGGCTTCGGCGGGGGCGGCGGACCGGGAAGTTTCGGCGGCGGGGGCACCCGCGGCCGGCGGGGCGGTGGCGGCCGCTTCTGA
- a CDS encoding (deoxy)nucleoside triphosphate pyrophosphohydrolase — MTDRVVVAGAVYDRGRLLAARRSAPPELAGRWELPGGKVEPGESGEQALVRELREELGVEAEPLERIPGEWPLKPGYVLHVWTARLVSGVPAPLQDHDELRWLGPGESGTVDWLEQDLPAVAEAVRRQPGGAQR, encoded by the coding sequence ATGACTGATCGCGTGGTGGTGGCCGGAGCCGTCTACGACCGGGGGCGGCTGCTGGCCGCGCGCCGCAGCGCCCCGCCCGAGCTGGCCGGACGCTGGGAGCTGCCCGGCGGCAAGGTGGAGCCGGGGGAGAGCGGCGAGCAGGCGCTCGTCCGCGAGCTCCGCGAGGAGCTGGGCGTCGAGGCCGAGCCGCTGGAGCGCATCCCCGGTGAGTGGCCGCTCAAGCCGGGCTATGTGCTCCATGTGTGGACGGCCCGGCTGGTGTCCGGGGTGCCCGCGCCGCTCCAGGACCACGACGAGCTGCGCTGGCTCGGACCGGGCGAGAGCGGCACGGTGGACTGGCTGGAACAGGACCTGCCCGCAGTGGCCGAAGCCGTACGTCGGCAGCCCGGCGGCGCACAGCGCTGA
- a CDS encoding purine-cytosine permease family protein → MTDTVVPQTETASGGDLAGGSGAPPPSRSYAKLAADESREDYSLRYAPHSFRRWSPGTVAGTALGGIAYLADFAIGASIVFTYGFTSGFASIMAAATIIFLTGIPIARACAKYGLDMDLVTRGAGFGYFGSTLTSLIYASFTFIFFALEGSIMAQAMHQAFGLPVEAGYLITTLIVIPIVFRGMGALAKVQAWTQPVWIIGMVLPFVVLAFEAPDAWGAFGSFGGTEGAGSGFSWIGFGLGTGVALSLIAQIGEQADYLRFMPAKTEANKRRWNLAVLAAGPGWVIIGAAKQLGGALLAFVALEAVGKTHALEPIAPQIEALKPWLGSFALPAAALFVIVSQIKINVTNAYSGSLSWSNFFSRITHRHPGRVWYIFLNLVIALTLMEMNMFAALNKLLGFYSNVGIAWIVAVAADLVINKRIGLSPPYIEFKRAYLYAVNPAGFGAMVIASTVSILAFFGLFGTYAEAFSTFIAAGLSLTLCPLIAWATKGKYYLARPNPVNGPGAEVADITATHTCAVCETAYELPDIADCPVRSGPICSLCCSLDAECGDVCRKAPAAGPVLMPEPVLREGAARP, encoded by the coding sequence ATGACGGACACAGTCGTACCGCAGACGGAGACCGCCTCCGGGGGAGACCTCGCAGGCGGCTCCGGCGCCCCGCCCCCCAGTCGCAGCTACGCGAAACTCGCGGCGGACGAGAGCCGGGAGGACTACTCCCTGCGCTATGCGCCGCACTCCTTCCGGCGCTGGTCGCCCGGCACGGTCGCCGGCACCGCGCTCGGTGGGATCGCCTACCTGGCCGACTTCGCGATCGGTGCCTCGATCGTCTTCACCTATGGCTTCACCAGCGGATTCGCCTCGATCATGGCGGCCGCGACGATCATCTTCCTCACCGGCATCCCCATCGCCCGCGCCTGCGCGAAGTACGGCCTGGACATGGACCTCGTCACCCGGGGCGCCGGATTCGGCTACTTCGGCTCGACGCTGACCTCGCTGATCTACGCGTCCTTCACCTTCATCTTCTTCGCCCTGGAGGGCTCGATCATGGCCCAGGCCATGCATCAGGCCTTCGGACTTCCGGTCGAGGCGGGCTATCTGATCACCACTCTGATCGTCATACCGATCGTCTTCCGCGGCATGGGCGCCCTCGCCAAGGTGCAGGCCTGGACCCAGCCCGTCTGGATCATCGGCATGGTGCTGCCGTTCGTCGTCCTCGCCTTCGAGGCGCCGGACGCCTGGGGTGCGTTCGGCTCCTTCGGCGGCACGGAAGGGGCGGGGTCGGGCTTCTCCTGGATCGGCTTCGGGCTCGGCACCGGTGTCGCGCTCTCGCTCATCGCGCAGATCGGTGAGCAGGCCGACTACCTGCGCTTCATGCCGGCGAAGACGGAGGCCAACAAGCGGCGCTGGAACCTCGCCGTCCTCGCCGCCGGACCCGGCTGGGTGATCATCGGCGCGGCCAAGCAGCTCGGCGGCGCGCTGCTCGCCTTCGTCGCCCTGGAGGCGGTCGGCAAGACACACGCGCTGGAGCCGATCGCCCCGCAGATCGAGGCGCTGAAGCCCTGGCTCGGCTCGTTCGCGCTGCCTGCGGCCGCGCTCTTCGTGATCGTGTCGCAGATCAAGATCAACGTGACCAATGCCTACAGCGGCTCGTTGTCCTGGTCGAACTTCTTCTCCCGGATCACCCACCGTCACCCCGGCCGGGTCTGGTACATCTTCCTCAATCTCGTCATCGCGCTGACGCTGATGGAGATGAACATGTTCGCGGCCCTCAACAAGCTGCTGGGCTTCTACTCCAACGTGGGCATCGCCTGGATCGTCGCGGTCGCCGCCGACCTGGTCATCAACAAGCGGATCGGTCTGAGCCCGCCGTACATCGAGTTCAAACGGGCCTATCTGTACGCGGTGAATCCGGCCGGGTTCGGGGCGATGGTGATCGCCTCGACCGTCTCGATCCTCGCCTTCTTCGGGCTGTTCGGCACGTACGCGGAGGCGTTCTCGACCTTCATCGCGGCCGGACTCTCGTTGACGCTCTGTCCGCTGATCGCCTGGGCGACGAAGGGGAAGTACTACCTGGCGCGCCCCAATCCCGTGAACGGGCCCGGAGCCGAGGTCGCGGACATCACCGCCACCCACACCTGCGCGGTCTGCGAAACGGCCTACGAGCTCCCGGACATCGCCGACTGCCCCGTGCGGTCCGGGCCGATCTGCTCGCTCTGCTGCTCGCTGGACGCGGAGTGCGGAGACGTCTGCCGCAAGGCCCCGGCCGCCGGCCCGGTCCTCATGCCGGAGCCGGTACTGCGCGAGGGGGCGGCCCGTCCCTGA
- a CDS encoding ATP-binding protein has protein sequence MIGVIDTEGDSAEWSFPAVPGAVRTARHAVHEALTCWGLDAAVGDVTVLLVSELVTNSMRYTAGPIGVRLVRPRPDGEGPAAHPGLLVEVSDPLPDPPTERLAGPDDEGGRGLQLVACSARRWGTRRGKSGKTVWFELALPG, from the coding sequence GTGATCGGCGTGATCGATACGGAAGGCGACAGCGCGGAGTGGAGCTTTCCGGCTGTTCCCGGTGCCGTGCGCACGGCACGGCACGCCGTCCACGAGGCGCTGACCTGTTGGGGGCTCGACGCGGCCGTCGGGGATGTGACGGTTCTGCTGGTCAGCGAGCTGGTGACCAACTCGATGCGCTACACGGCGGGCCCCATCGGGGTGCGGCTGGTACGCCCCCGTCCTGATGGCGAAGGCCCGGCCGCGCACCCCGGTCTCCTCGTGGAGGTCTCCGATCCGCTTCCGGATCCGCCCACCGAACGTTTGGCTGGACCCGACGACGAAGGCGGCAGAGGGCTGCAGCTCGTGGCCTGTTCGGCCCGCCGTTGGGGGACCCGGCGCGGAAAGAGCGGCAAGACGGTGTGGTTCGAGCTGGCCCTGCCTGGTTAG
- a CDS encoding SpoIIE family protein phosphatase — protein MWQSSPPGSIYDYIRVASFSIGPDGLIEQWSRRAAGLFGVAAHEAMGRDPVEAFMPAELRRDGHRRIGEVLDGKEWTGLVPFRMPGEDAVHGLAEIYVMPSETATGERAAVCIVVDVRALRRIETDLAASQAIFGQSPFGFVLFGTDLTVVRANQRFATVFGGRADDHRGRTVHDYLGAAEADRLTATLERVLATGDSVTDLQLVGTAPGDTERRHWSMNLYRVHSGSGRPIGIAGLATDVTRRHIAAREAASARRNLALLNEASARIGNSLDLETTARELLDVAVPGFCDLASVDLYQALLTGEETPPGSGGSLQGEAVGGSAELRRVAFASAVSDALPGIPDPSSDAEPHTAEGPPAVGALHHYPFGSPCAIALRTGHVEDVPGDDRGFVQSTLAVPLVAHDTVVGLARFSRTKGSEPFGERDRALAGELAARAAVCIDNARLYRREHERALILQRSLLPPGDPEAAGLDIACRYLPGNTATEVGGDWFDVIELPGHRTALVVGDVMGRGLRAAVAMGELRTAVRTLALLDLEPAEVLSALDEVARGLGTPGAGTSSDAGGGAQWPSRAAHKSREADLSEVYLATCVYAVYDPVTRRCTFANAGHLPPVVVEPGEAALLLDVPPGMPLGVGGEPFEEVEVELKEGALLALYTDGLVESRDHPLDEGLEALREALVEPARPLEDVCDHVLSSLDTRHGEDDIALLMARIQGLPADAVGDWRLPREPRSVGRARELARGRLIAWDLEDLVDTTELLVSELVTNALRYGEGEIRLRLLRDRTLVCEVWDAGLVQPRRRRARDTDEGGRGLQLVGLLSAAWGSRRTPRGKTVWFELPLPDGAPAAERTVEELLSMF, from the coding sequence GTGTGGCAGAGCAGTCCGCCTGGCTCGATCTACGACTACATCAGGGTCGCCTCCTTCTCGATCGGCCCCGATGGCCTGATCGAGCAGTGGAGCCGCCGGGCCGCCGGTCTCTTCGGCGTTGCCGCTCACGAGGCCATGGGCAGGGACCCGGTCGAGGCCTTCATGCCGGCCGAGCTGCGCCGGGACGGCCACCGCCGGATCGGCGAGGTGCTCGACGGCAAGGAGTGGACGGGCCTCGTCCCCTTCCGGATGCCGGGCGAGGACGCGGTGCACGGGCTCGCCGAGATCTATGTGATGCCGAGCGAGACGGCGACCGGTGAACGGGCCGCGGTCTGCATCGTGGTGGACGTCCGCGCCCTGCGGCGCATCGAGACGGACCTCGCGGCCTCGCAGGCGATTTTCGGCCAATCCCCTTTCGGGTTCGTACTGTTCGGCACCGACCTCACCGTGGTGCGGGCCAACCAGCGGTTCGCCACCGTCTTCGGCGGCCGGGCCGACGACCACCGCGGCCGTACGGTCCACGACTACCTCGGGGCCGCGGAGGCGGACCGGCTGACGGCGACGCTCGAACGCGTCCTGGCCACCGGCGACTCCGTCACCGACCTCCAGCTCGTCGGTACCGCCCCCGGCGACACCGAGCGCCGCCACTGGTCGATGAACCTCTACCGGGTGCACAGCGGCTCGGGCCGTCCCATCGGCATCGCCGGACTGGCCACCGATGTGACCCGGCGCCACATCGCCGCCCGGGAGGCCGCCAGCGCCCGGCGCAACCTCGCCCTCCTCAACGAGGCGAGCGCCCGTATCGGCAACTCCCTCGACCTGGAGACGACCGCACGCGAACTCCTCGACGTCGCCGTACCCGGCTTCTGCGACCTCGCGTCCGTCGACCTCTACCAGGCCCTGCTCACGGGCGAGGAGACGCCGCCCGGCAGCGGCGGCTCCCTGCAGGGGGAAGCGGTCGGCGGCTCCGCCGAACTGCGCCGCGTCGCCTTCGCCAGCGCCGTGTCGGACGCCCTGCCCGGCATCCCCGACCCCTCGTCCGACGCCGAACCCCACACGGCCGAGGGCCCGCCCGCCGTCGGCGCGCTGCACCACTACCCCTTCGGCTCGCCCTGCGCCATCGCCCTGCGCACCGGCCATGTGGAGGACGTGCCCGGCGACGACCGCGGCTTCGTCCAGTCCACGCTGGCCGTGCCACTGGTCGCCCACGACACCGTGGTCGGCCTCGCACGGTTCTCCCGTACCAAGGGCAGCGAACCCTTCGGGGAGCGGGACCGCGCCCTGGCCGGCGAACTCGCCGCACGCGCCGCCGTCTGCATCGACAACGCCCGCCTCTACCGCCGCGAGCACGAACGCGCGCTGATACTCCAGCGCAGCCTCCTGCCGCCCGGCGACCCCGAGGCCGCCGGACTCGACATCGCCTGCCGCTACCTGCCCGGCAACACGGCGACCGAGGTGGGCGGCGACTGGTTCGACGTGATCGAGCTCCCCGGCCACCGCACCGCCCTCGTCGTCGGTGACGTGATGGGCCGCGGACTGCGCGCCGCCGTGGCCATGGGCGAACTGCGCACCGCCGTGAGAACCCTGGCCCTCCTCGACCTGGAGCCCGCCGAAGTCCTCTCCGCGCTCGACGAGGTCGCCCGGGGCCTCGGAACCCCCGGCGCCGGTACCTCGTCCGACGCGGGCGGCGGCGCTCAGTGGCCGTCGCGGGCCGCCCACAAGTCACGCGAGGCGGACCTCTCCGAGGTCTATCTCGCCACCTGCGTCTACGCCGTCTACGACCCCGTCACCCGGCGCTGCACCTTCGCCAACGCCGGTCATCTGCCCCCCGTCGTCGTCGAGCCGGGCGAAGCCGCGCTGCTCCTCGACGTACCGCCCGGCATGCCGCTCGGCGTCGGCGGCGAACCCTTCGAGGAGGTCGAGGTGGAGCTCAAGGAGGGCGCCCTCCTCGCCCTCTACACCGACGGCCTCGTCGAGTCCCGCGACCATCCGCTGGACGAGGGACTCGAAGCGCTGCGCGAAGCCCTCGTCGAACCGGCCCGGCCACTCGAGGACGTCTGCGACCACGTACTGAGCTCGCTCGACACCCGGCACGGCGAGGACGACATCGCCCTGCTGATGGCCCGCATCCAGGGGCTGCCGGCCGACGCCGTCGGCGACTGGCGGCTGCCCCGCGAGCCCCGCTCGGTCGGCCGCGCCCGCGAACTCGCCCGCGGCCGGCTGATCGCCTGGGACCTCGAAGACCTGGTGGACACCACCGAACTGCTGGTCAGCGAACTCGTCACCAACGCCCTGCGGTACGGCGAGGGCGAGATCCGGCTGAGACTGCTGCGCGACCGCACCCTCGTGTGCGAGGTGTGGGACGCGGGTCTCGTCCAGCCGCGGCGCAGGCGCGCACGCGACACGGACGAGGGCGGCCGCGGACTCCAGCTGGTCGGGCTGCTGAGCGCGGCCTGGGGGTCGCGCCGGACACCGCGCGGCAAGACCGTCTGGTTCGAACTCCCGCTGCCCGACGGCGCGCCGGCCGCCGAGCGCACGGTGGAGGAACTGCTCAGCATGTTCTGA
- a CDS encoding PspA/IM30 family protein, with protein MTKQTILGRVTQLAKANINALLDQAEDPQKMLDQLIREYTSNISEAEQAVAATIGNLRLMEQDHREDVAAAKEWGEKALAASRKADELRAGGSGPDADKFDNLAKVALGRQLQSEKEAKTAEPTIASQSEVVDKLKAGLDQMKTKLTELKSKRDELVARAKSAQAQNQMMDSVKNINVLDPTSEISRFEDKVRREEAKALGKQELAASSLDAQFEQLDTLGDSAEVEARLAALKTAS; from the coding sequence ATGACCAAGCAGACCATTCTCGGACGCGTCACCCAGCTGGCGAAGGCGAACATCAACGCGCTGCTCGACCAGGCCGAGGACCCGCAGAAGATGCTGGACCAGCTGATCCGCGAGTACACGTCCAACATCTCGGAGGCCGAACAGGCCGTGGCCGCCACCATCGGCAATCTGCGCCTCATGGAGCAGGACCACCGCGAGGACGTGGCGGCGGCCAAGGAGTGGGGCGAGAAGGCACTCGCCGCCAGCCGCAAGGCCGATGAGCTGCGGGCGGGCGGATCGGGCCCGGACGCCGACAAGTTCGACAACCTGGCCAAGGTCGCGCTCGGGCGCCAGCTCCAGTCGGAGAAGGAGGCGAAGACGGCGGAGCCCACGATCGCCTCCCAGTCCGAGGTGGTGGACAAGCTCAAGGCGGGCCTGGACCAGATGAAGACGAAGCTGACGGAGCTCAAGTCCAAGCGTGACGAGCTGGTCGCCCGCGCGAAGTCCGCCCAGGCGCAGAACCAGATGATGGACTCCGTCAAGAACATCAACGTCCTGGACCCGACCAGCGAGATCAGCCGGTTCGAGGACAAGGTGCGGCGCGAGGAGGCGAAGGCGCTGGGCAAGCAGGAGCTCGCCGCATCGTCGCTGGACGCGCAGTTCGAGCAGCTGGACACGCTGGGCGACAGCGCCGAGGTGGAGGCCCGCCTCGCCGCTCTGAAGACCGCTTCGTGA
- a CDS encoding SPOR domain-containing protein has protein sequence MLGRDTMSDSGAVLPWLVIRQDDNGNRYRVGRYATQDEAQKTADKLESHGHKQLYWVERIGQTARP, from the coding sequence ATGCTCGGGAGGGACACGATGAGCGACAGCGGTGCCGTGCTCCCTTGGCTGGTGATACGGCAGGACGACAACGGCAACCGCTACCGCGTGGGCAGGTACGCCACGCAGGACGAGGCGCAGAAAACCGCCGACAAGCTGGAGAGCCACGGCCACAAGCAGCTCTACTGGGTCGAGCGCATAGGGCAGACCGCCCGCCCGTAG